In Streptomyces sp. NBC_01717, one DNA window encodes the following:
- a CDS encoding acetylxylan esterase, producing MPLFDLPLDQLRDYRPESGEPADFDAFWKRTLDESSAFPLDPEFEPYDGALSTVDVHDVTFSGWGGHRIRAWLNVPAGAEGPLPCVVHYLGYGGGRGLPHDHLVWPAAGWATLLVDTRGQGAVNSHSAGSTPDPHGGANPQSPGFMTRGILDPDAYYYRRVFTDAVRAVEVARTHPSVDPDRIVVHGGSQGGGIAQAVAGLSPHVKAALIDVPFLSHFRRAVEITDKDPYQEIVRFLATQHGLAEQVFRTLSYFDGISFAARATVPALYSVALMDTVCPPSTVFAAYNHWAGPKEIEVYPWNNHEGGSSAHRAVQLRMLRDLG from the coding sequence GTGCCCCTGTTCGACCTTCCTCTGGATCAACTCCGCGACTACCGCCCGGAGTCCGGTGAACCCGCCGACTTCGACGCCTTCTGGAAGCGCACCCTCGACGAGTCGTCGGCGTTCCCGCTCGACCCCGAATTCGAGCCGTACGACGGGGCGTTGAGCACGGTCGACGTACACGACGTGACCTTCTCGGGATGGGGCGGTCATCGCATACGCGCCTGGCTGAACGTTCCCGCGGGCGCCGAGGGTCCCCTCCCGTGCGTCGTCCACTACCTCGGCTACGGCGGCGGTCGCGGACTGCCGCACGACCACCTGGTCTGGCCCGCGGCCGGCTGGGCCACTCTGCTCGTCGACACCCGCGGCCAGGGCGCGGTCAACAGTCACTCGGCGGGTTCCACGCCCGACCCGCACGGCGGCGCCAACCCGCAGTCGCCCGGCTTCATGACCCGAGGCATCCTCGACCCCGACGCCTACTACTACCGGCGTGTGTTCACCGACGCGGTACGCGCCGTCGAGGTGGCCCGTACCCATCCGTCCGTCGACCCGGACCGGATCGTCGTGCACGGCGGCAGCCAGGGCGGCGGCATCGCCCAGGCGGTGGCCGGGCTCAGCCCGCATGTGAAGGCCGCGCTGATCGACGTACCGTTCCTGTCCCACTTCCGGCGGGCCGTCGAGATCACAGACAAGGATCCGTACCAGGAGATCGTGCGCTTCCTCGCCACCCAACACGGCCTCGCCGAGCAGGTGTTCCGTACGCTTTCCTACTTCGACGGCATCAGCTTCGCCGCCCGGGCCACCGTCCCGGCGCTCTACTCGGTGGCGCTGATGGACACCGTCTGCCCGCCGTCGACGGTCTTCGCCGCCTACAACCACTGGGCGGGCCCGAAGGAGATCGAGGTCTACCCCTGGAACAACCACGAGGGCGGCTCATCGGCCCACCGGGCCGTCCAGCTGCGCATGTTGCGCGATCTCGGCTGA
- a CDS encoding CGNR zinc finger domain-containing protein, with protein MLIPHDTRIALDTVVDLVNTAPETDRPEDERNDGLAGVEALYEFARRHRISGVGDLGEKDLRAVQDVRTRFAEIFATQDTRIAAGLVNSLVAAAGTTPQLSNHDDYDWHVHYFAPDASIADHLAADCGMALAFIVVAGELERLRRCEAPDCRDAFVDLSRNRSRRYCSSRTCGNRLHVAAYRARRREAAG; from the coding sequence GTGCTGATCCCCCACGACACCCGGATCGCCCTCGACACGGTGGTCGATCTGGTGAACACCGCGCCGGAGACCGACCGGCCCGAGGACGAGCGGAACGACGGCCTCGCCGGCGTCGAAGCGCTTTACGAATTCGCCCGGCGCCATCGCATCAGCGGCGTGGGCGACCTCGGCGAGAAGGACCTGCGGGCCGTACAGGACGTACGGACCCGGTTCGCGGAGATCTTCGCGACGCAGGACACCCGGATCGCCGCCGGTCTCGTCAACAGCCTCGTGGCCGCCGCGGGTACCACGCCGCAGCTCAGCAACCACGACGACTACGACTGGCATGTGCATTACTTCGCACCGGACGCATCGATCGCCGACCATCTGGCGGCCGACTGCGGCATGGCGCTGGCCTTCATCGTCGTGGCGGGCGAGCTGGAGCGGCTTCGGCGCTGCGAGGCACCGGACTGCCGGGACGCGTTCGTGGATCTGTCCCGCAACCGCTCCCGCCGGTACTGCTCCAGCCGCACCTGCGGTAATCGGCTGCATGTCGCGGCGTACCGGGCGCGCCGCAGGGAAGCGGCCGGCTGA
- a CDS encoding SsgA family sporulation/cell division regulator yields the protein MNTTVSCELHLRLVVSSESSLPVPAGLRYDTADPYAVHATFHTGAEETVEWVFARDLLAEGLHRPTGTGDVRVWPSRSHGQGVVCIALSSPEGEALLEAPARALESFLKRTDAAVPPGTEHRHFDLDTELSHILAES from the coding sequence ATGAACACCACGGTCAGCTGCGAGCTGCACCTGCGCCTCGTTGTGTCGAGCGAGTCCTCACTGCCTGTACCCGCGGGCCTGCGGTATGACACGGCCGATCCGTATGCCGTGCACGCCACCTTCCACACCGGAGCGGAGGAGACGGTCGAATGGGTATTCGCCCGCGACCTCCTTGCCGAGGGGCTGCACAGGCCCACCGGCACCGGAGACGTTCGCGTCTGGCCATCCCGAAGTCACGGCCAGGGCGTCGTCTGCATCGCGCTGAGCTCCCCAGAGGGCGAAGCCCTGCTCGAGGCCCCGGCGAGGGCCCTGGAGTCGTTCCTGAAGAGGACCGACGCCGCGGTGCCGCCCGGCACCGAGCATCGTCACTTCGACCTCGATACGGAGCTCTCACACATCCTGGCCGAGAGCTGA
- a CDS encoding TIGR02611 family protein yields MNAESDARDEAAAPAAPAPATGDVTGDVTPDVTEGVTKGERELGSRAPGFIKASRALHVSWQVGVFVVGLAVVVAGIIMLPLPGPGWLVIFGGMAIWATEFVWAQLVLRWTRRKVTEAAQKALDPKVRRRNIILTVVGLVIVAVLVGIYVWKFGITMPWKIHE; encoded by the coding sequence ATGAATGCGGAGAGTGACGCGCGGGACGAGGCCGCCGCACCGGCGGCCCCGGCGCCCGCTACGGGGGACGTGACGGGGGACGTGACGCCGGACGTCACGGAGGGTGTGACGAAGGGGGAACGGGAGCTCGGATCACGGGCGCCCGGCTTCATCAAGGCGTCCAGGGCGCTCCATGTGAGCTGGCAGGTCGGCGTCTTCGTGGTCGGCCTCGCCGTGGTCGTGGCGGGCATCATCATGCTGCCGCTGCCAGGGCCCGGCTGGCTGGTGATCTTCGGCGGCATGGCGATCTGGGCGACGGAGTTCGTCTGGGCGCAGCTGGTGCTGCGCTGGACCCGTCGCAAGGTCACCGAGGCGGCGCAGAAGGCGCTCGATCCCAAGGTCCGGCGACGGAACATCATCCTCACCGTGGTCGGGCTGGTGATCGTCGCCGTACTGGTCGGGATCTATGTCTGGAAGTTCGGGATCACGATGCCGTGGAAGATCCACGAGTGA
- a CDS encoding SCO7613 C-terminal domain-containing membrane protein — MEHVPPPAEELALLDRELARLDARRMQLLTRRAWLMSVLQPPATPPASQPGRPAPAASAPSFPSAAPVPPRSAQNVLLTLGGLLLTIAAIAFTLVSWGQMGIGGRSAVLALVTVATLAAPAVLLRRGLSSTAESLGALALVLMVLDAYALHRVAAPDTGGPGFASAASAVLAVLWAAYGLALGKLRLPLPMAVVSVQFTLVLWTWAVGAQASVFAGALLLTAALDSAIALLGKGVAVRATAAVGGCLSGAAGLVVALALSVSAGTAAAVTPGALLLAGAAVALFGVWRAPKEFAVAGGLLAGLAVVAGVGGALRAGAADDWSVPAYLLCGLVLLTAVRAPLPRPVGQGVLWASGAVVAGSVLSAAPAVAMTLLGPVSRLTAVWSGVPEGRARGALGMEGVEWSQLSTAPVILLVVAGLTGAAYRWWTWCVRTAGAVGSPGAAWRGAAGASGLVLGWAGLLVLPVALDAPYPVAVVVQSVLVAALLAVTVRAVRRGADPVACAALVCAVAGAVSAGALSLAVEPATYGVFGALLVLFGAAAVRTRADAARVTRLIQAVPACAAVVCAMVLAGALGASLELAAYRAAPLMLVVPTVTVLLGARLRGGPSALPVELTGAVAGAVAVAMAVPDAPFLALVLALCGVLAAGTAVRAERRPTAGYLAVFLFVLATWVRLSASDVSAPEAYTLPVTVPALVVGVLRRRRDPVASSWTAYGAGLAATLMPSLFAAWVDPSWVRPLLLGVAALVITLAGARLRLQALLLLGGAVLAMDALHELAPYVIQVVGALPRWLPPALAGLLLLVVGATYEQRLRDARRLKDALGRMR; from the coding sequence ATGGAACATGTGCCGCCGCCCGCCGAGGAATTGGCGCTCCTCGACCGTGAACTGGCCCGGCTGGACGCCCGCCGGATGCAACTGCTGACCCGTCGTGCCTGGCTGATGAGTGTTCTGCAGCCGCCGGCCACGCCTCCCGCATCGCAGCCCGGACGGCCGGCCCCGGCCGCGTCCGCGCCCTCGTTCCCCTCGGCGGCCCCCGTGCCGCCGCGCAGTGCACAGAATGTGCTGCTGACCCTGGGCGGTCTGCTGCTGACGATCGCGGCGATCGCGTTCACCCTGGTCAGCTGGGGTCAGATGGGGATCGGCGGCCGCTCGGCGGTGCTCGCTCTGGTGACGGTCGCCACGCTGGCCGCCCCTGCCGTGCTGCTGCGCCGTGGGCTGTCGTCGACGGCCGAGTCGCTGGGCGCGCTCGCACTGGTGCTGATGGTGCTGGATGCCTATGCGCTGCACCGGGTGGCGGCGCCGGACACCGGCGGTCCCGGGTTCGCCTCGGCCGCTTCGGCAGTGCTGGCCGTTCTGTGGGCAGCCTACGGTCTGGCACTCGGCAAGCTGCGTCTGCCGCTGCCGATGGCCGTGGTGAGCGTGCAGTTCACGCTGGTGCTGTGGACCTGGGCGGTGGGTGCGCAGGCGTCGGTCTTCGCCGGGGCGCTGCTGTTGACGGCGGCGCTGGACTCCGCGATCGCCCTGCTGGGCAAGGGTGTTGCGGTGCGGGCGACCGCGGCCGTCGGTGGTTGTCTTTCAGGGGCGGCCGGGCTGGTGGTGGCTCTGGCGCTGTCGGTGTCGGCCGGTACGGCGGCGGCGGTGACGCCCGGGGCGCTGCTGCTGGCGGGGGCGGCGGTCGCGCTGTTCGGGGTGTGGCGGGCGCCGAAGGAGTTCGCGGTGGCCGGTGGACTCCTGGCCGGGCTCGCCGTGGTGGCCGGGGTGGGCGGTGCGCTGCGTGCGGGGGCGGCTGACGACTGGTCGGTTCCGGCGTATCTGCTGTGCGGTCTGGTGCTTCTGACGGCGGTACGGGCTCCGCTGCCGCGACCGGTGGGGCAGGGAGTGCTGTGGGCGTCGGGTGCGGTGGTCGCCGGGTCGGTGCTGTCCGCGGCGCCCGCGGTCGCGATGACGCTGCTGGGTCCGGTCTCGCGGTTGACGGCGGTGTGGTCGGGCGTGCCGGAGGGCCGTGCCCGCGGTGCACTGGGGATGGAGGGGGTGGAATGGTCGCAGCTCTCCACGGCTCCGGTGATTCTGTTGGTGGTGGCCGGTCTGACGGGTGCGGCGTACCGCTGGTGGACGTGGTGTGTGCGAACGGCCGGAGCGGTGGGCTCCCCCGGCGCGGCATGGCGGGGTGCGGCGGGTGCGAGTGGCCTGGTGCTCGGCTGGGCGGGGCTGTTGGTGCTGCCCGTCGCCCTGGACGCTCCGTACCCGGTGGCGGTGGTGGTGCAGTCGGTGCTGGTCGCGGCGCTCCTCGCCGTGACAGTACGGGCGGTGCGCCGCGGCGCGGACCCTGTGGCGTGTGCCGCGCTGGTGTGCGCCGTGGCCGGGGCGGTGAGTGCGGGGGCGCTGTCGCTGGCCGTGGAGCCCGCCACCTATGGGGTGTTCGGCGCGCTGCTGGTGCTGTTCGGGGCGGCGGCGGTGAGGACGCGTGCCGATGCGGCACGGGTGACCCGACTGATTCAGGCGGTGCCGGCGTGTGCGGCCGTGGTGTGCGCGATGGTGCTTGCCGGTGCGCTGGGGGCCTCGCTGGAGCTGGCGGCGTACCGGGCCGCGCCGCTCATGCTGGTCGTCCCCACGGTCACGGTCCTGCTCGGGGCGCGGCTGCGGGGCGGGCCGTCGGCGTTGCCGGTCGAGCTGACCGGCGCCGTCGCCGGTGCGGTGGCGGTCGCGATGGCCGTACCGGATGCGCCGTTCCTGGCTCTGGTCCTCGCGCTGTGCGGGGTGCTGGCGGCGGGCACGGCCGTGCGTGCGGAGCGGCGGCCGACGGCCGGGTATCTGGCGGTGTTCCTGTTCGTCCTGGCGACCTGGGTGCGGCTGTCGGCTTCGGATGTGTCGGCCCCGGAGGCGTACACCCTGCCGGTGACGGTGCCCGCGCTGGTGGTCGGTGTGCTGCGGCGGCGCCGTGATCCGGTGGCGTCCTCCTGGACCGCGTACGGGGCCGGGCTGGCGGCGACGCTGATGCCGAGTCTCTTCGCGGCCTGGGTCGACCCGTCATGGGTGCGGCCGCTGCTGCTCGGCGTGGCGGCGTTGGTGATCACGCTGGCCGGAGCGCGGCTGCGGCTGCAGGCGCTGCTGCTGCTCGGTGGTGCGGTGCTGGCCATGGACGCGCTGCACGAACTGGCGCCGTATGTGATCCAGGTCGTGGGGGCACTTCCGCGCTGGCTGCCGCCCGCGCTGGCCGGTCTGCTGCTGCTGGTGGTCGGGGCGACGTACGAGCAGCGGCTGCGCGACGCGCGGCGGCTGAAGGACGCCCTGGGCCGGATGCGCTGA
- a CDS encoding SRPBCC family protein, whose translation MDWSHYRFVSIWDVSAPPAVVYGVLERAEEYPRWWPQIREAATVDDATGTMRIRSFLPYDLVMTVRESRRDPAAGVLEVTLDGDLDGWARWTVTAHGTGTRATYEQEVEVRRTVMRLLAVPGRVVFRANHALMMRAGRRGLVARLEGV comes from the coding sequence ATGGACTGGAGCCATTACCGTTTTGTGAGTATCTGGGACGTATCCGCCCCGCCGGCTGTCGTGTACGGAGTCCTCGAACGCGCCGAGGAGTATCCGCGATGGTGGCCGCAGATCCGCGAGGCCGCCACCGTCGACGACGCCACCGGGACCATGCGGATCCGCTCCTTCCTCCCGTACGACCTCGTGATGACCGTCCGCGAGAGCCGCCGCGACCCGGCGGCCGGAGTGCTCGAAGTGACCCTCGACGGCGACCTCGACGGCTGGGCCCGCTGGACCGTCACCGCACACGGCACCGGCACCCGTGCCACGTACGAGCAGGAGGTCGAGGTGCGCCGGACGGTGATGCGGCTGCTCGCGGTGCCGGGACGTGTGGTGTTCCGGGCGAACCACGCGCTGATGATGCGGGCGGGACGCCGAGGGCTGGTGGCCCGTCTTGAAGGAGTTTGA
- a CDS encoding 3'-5' exonuclease, with the protein MTHWYEGPLAAFDTETTGVDVEEDRIVSAALVVQDTAGGRMRVTRWLVNPGVPVPVGATEIHGLTDDHLQRNGRWPAPVVEEIARALAEQCAAGRPLVVMNAPFDLTLLDRELKRHRASSLAGYLENTPLCVLDPRVLDKHLDRYRKGRRTLTDLCAQYEVVLDGAHDAAADAAASLELVRAVGRRFSSRLERLSPSELHALQAVWHAAQARGLQAWFAKSGTPEAVDPAWPLRPELPAAA; encoded by the coding sequence ATGACTCACTGGTATGAGGGGCCACTGGCCGCTTTTGACACCGAGACAACAGGAGTGGACGTCGAGGAGGACCGCATCGTTTCGGCGGCCCTGGTCGTCCAGGACACGGCGGGCGGGCGCATGCGCGTGACCCGCTGGCTGGTGAATCCGGGGGTGCCGGTGCCCGTGGGGGCCACCGAGATCCACGGTCTGACCGACGATCACCTTCAGCGCAACGGCCGGTGGCCTGCGCCGGTGGTGGAGGAGATAGCCCGGGCGCTCGCCGAGCAGTGCGCGGCCGGGCGGCCTCTCGTCGTGATGAACGCGCCGTTCGATCTGACGCTGCTGGACCGGGAGCTGAAGCGGCACCGGGCGTCGTCGCTGGCCGGGTACCTGGAGAACACGCCGCTGTGCGTACTGGATCCGCGGGTCCTCGACAAGCATCTGGACCGCTACCGCAAGGGCCGGCGCACGCTCACCGACCTCTGTGCGCAGTACGAGGTGGTGCTGGACGGCGCCCATGATGCGGCCGCCGATGCGGCGGCGTCGCTGGAGCTGGTGCGGGCGGTGGGGCGGCGCTTCTCGTCGCGTCTGGAGCGATTGTCCCCGTCGGAGCTGCATGCGTTGCAGGCGGTGTGGCATGCGGCGCAGGCGCGCGGGCTGCAGGCGTGGTTCGCGAAGAGCGGTACGCCGGAGGCGGTGGACCCGGCCTGGCCGCTGCGTCCGGAACTGCCGGCGGCGGCATGA
- a CDS encoding DUF4365 domain-containing protein — MALAQPESGGPSRAEGYGGGLLPQQIAPLRGTLATTACMETLQVGYLHAVAAAAGCSLSQPFPDNGIDWHVSHGAPGHLVDDEVTIKVQLKCTYQIPPHPAGPTFAFTLDNAHLVKLARTPVSVHKILVVMVVPRSQDDWLRAGHDRLDLRHCCYWTNLAGHAVTGRHRTTVRIPTTRIFDDRALCEIMTRVGAGGRP, encoded by the coding sequence ATGGCGCTCGCGCAGCCCGAATCAGGGGGCCCCTCCCGTGCCGAAGGCTACGGGGGAGGGCTGTTGCCCCAGCAGATCGCTCCGCTGCGCGGCACACTCGCCACCACCGCCTGCATGGAGACCCTCCAGGTGGGCTACTTGCACGCGGTCGCGGCCGCGGCGGGGTGCTCCCTGTCGCAGCCCTTCCCCGACAACGGCATCGACTGGCATGTCAGCCACGGCGCCCCCGGTCACCTCGTCGACGACGAGGTGACCATAAAGGTGCAGCTGAAATGCACCTATCAGATACCACCGCACCCGGCCGGACCGACGTTCGCCTTCACGCTGGACAACGCCCACCTCGTGAAGCTCGCCCGGACGCCCGTGTCGGTGCACAAGATCCTGGTCGTGATGGTTGTGCCCCGCAGCCAGGACGACTGGCTGCGGGCCGGACACGACCGGCTCGACCTGCGGCACTGCTGCTACTGGACCAACCTGGCCGGCCACGCGGTGACAGGCCGGCACAGGACCACTGTGCGGATCCCGACCACGCGCATATTCGACGACCGCGCGCTCTGCGAGATCATGACGCGGGTCGGGGCGGGAGGGAGACCCTGA
- the thrS gene encoding threonine--tRNA ligase has translation MSDVRVIIQRDSEREERVVTTGTTAAELFPGERTVVAARVAGELKDLAYVVADGEVVEPVEISSEDGLNILRHSTAHVMAQAVQELFPEAKLGIGPPVKDGFYYDFDVEKPFTPEDLKAIEKKMQEIQKRGQRFSRRVVTDEAAREELADEPYKLELIGIKGAASTDDGADVEVGGGELTIYDNLDAKTGDLCWKDLCRGPHLPTTRNIPAFKLMRNAAAYWRGSEKNPMLQRIYGTAWPTKDELKAHLEFLEEAAKRDHRKLGNELDLFSFPDEIGPGLAVFHPKGGIVRRAMEDYSRKRHEEEGYEFVYSPHATKGKLFEKSGHLDWYAEGMYPPMQLDDGVDYYLKPMNCPMHNLIFDARGRSYRELPLRLFEFGTVYRYEKSGVVHGLTRSRGFTQDDAHIYCTKEQMAEELDKTLTFVLNLLRDYGLTDFYLELSTKDPEKFVGSDEIWDEATETLRQVAEKQGLPLVPDPGGAAFYGPKISVQCKDAIGRTWQMSTVQLDFNLPERFDLEYTGPDGTKQRPVMIHRALFGSIERFFAVLLEHYAGAFPVWLAPVQAVGIPIGDAHIPYLQEFAAAARKKGLRVEVDASSDRMQKKIRNQQKAKVPFMIIAGDEDMANGAVSFRYRDGSQENGILVDEAIAKIQKAVEDRVQV, from the coding sequence GTGTCAGACGTCCGTGTGATCATCCAACGCGATTCCGAGCGGGAAGAGCGCGTGGTGACGACGGGCACTACGGCTGCCGAGCTCTTCCCCGGCGAGCGCACCGTCGTCGCCGCCCGGGTCGCCGGTGAGCTGAAGGACCTCGCGTACGTCGTCGCCGACGGCGAGGTCGTCGAGCCCGTCGAGATCTCCTCGGAGGACGGCCTGAACATCCTCCGGCACTCCACCGCGCACGTCATGGCGCAGGCCGTGCAGGAGCTCTTCCCCGAGGCCAAGCTCGGCATCGGCCCGCCGGTCAAGGACGGCTTCTACTACGACTTCGACGTCGAGAAGCCGTTCACGCCCGAGGACCTCAAGGCCATCGAGAAGAAGATGCAGGAGATCCAGAAGCGGGGACAGCGGTTCTCCCGCCGGGTCGTCACCGACGAGGCCGCCCGCGAGGAGCTGGCCGACGAGCCGTACAAGCTGGAGCTCATCGGCATCAAGGGTGCCGCCTCCACGGACGACGGCGCCGATGTCGAGGTGGGCGGCGGCGAGCTGACCATCTACGACAACCTGGACGCCAAGACCGGTGACCTGTGCTGGAAGGACCTCTGCCGTGGTCCGCACCTGCCGACCACCCGGAACATCCCGGCGTTCAAGCTGATGCGGAACGCCGCGGCGTACTGGCGGGGCAGCGAGAAGAACCCGATGCTCCAGCGCATCTACGGCACCGCCTGGCCCACCAAGGACGAGCTCAAGGCGCATCTGGAGTTCCTGGAGGAGGCCGCCAAGCGCGACCACCGCAAGCTCGGCAACGAGCTGGACCTGTTCTCCTTCCCCGACGAGATCGGCCCCGGCCTCGCCGTCTTCCACCCCAAGGGCGGCATCGTCCGCCGGGCCATGGAGGACTACTCGCGCAAGCGGCACGAGGAGGAGGGCTACGAGTTCGTCTACTCGCCGCACGCCACCAAGGGCAAGCTCTTCGAGAAGTCCGGCCACCTGGACTGGTACGCCGAAGGCATGTACCCGCCCATGCAGCTCGACGACGGGGTGGACTACTACCTCAAGCCGATGAACTGCCCCATGCACAACCTGATCTTCGACGCGCGCGGCCGCTCCTACCGTGAACTGCCGCTGCGTCTCTTCGAGTTCGGCACGGTGTACCGCTACGAGAAGTCGGGTGTGGTGCACGGCCTGACCCGCTCGCGTGGTTTCACGCAGGACGACGCGCACATCTACTGCACCAAGGAGCAGATGGCGGAGGAGCTCGACAAGACGCTCACCTTCGTCCTGAACCTGCTGCGCGACTACGGTCTGACCGACTTCTACCTGGAGCTCTCCACCAAGGATCCGGAGAAGTTCGTCGGCTCGGACGAGATCTGGGACGAGGCCACCGAGACGCTGCGCCAGGTGGCCGAGAAGCAGGGCCTGCCCCTGGTTCCCGACCCGGGCGGCGCCGCGTTCTACGGCCCGAAGATCTCGGTCCAGTGCAAGGACGCCATCGGCCGCACCTGGCAGATGTCGACCGTGCAGCTCGACTTCAACCTGCCGGAGCGCTTCGACCTGGAGTACACCGGCCCGGACGGGACCAAGCAGCGCCCGGTCATGATCCACCGCGCCCTGTTCGGCTCCATCGAGCGGTTCTTCGCCGTGCTGCTCGAGCACTACGCGGGTGCGTTCCCGGTGTGGCTGGCCCCGGTGCAGGCGGTCGGCATCCCGATCGGCGACGCGCACATCCCGTACCTCCAGGAGTTCGCGGCGGCGGCCAGGAAGAAGGGGCTGCGGGTCGAGGTGGACGCCTCGTCCGACCGCATGCAGAAGAAGATCCGCAACCAGCAGAAGGCCAAGGTGCCCTTCATGATCATCGCGGGTGACGAGGACATGGCCAACGGCGCCGTCTCCTTCCGCTACCGCGACGGATCGCAGGAGAACGGCATCCTGGTCGACGAGGCCATCGCCAAGATCCAGAAGGCCGTCGAGGACCGCGTCCAGGTCTGA
- a CDS encoding potassium channel family protein, producing the protein MSAQPTDSTPLRFSRWEQRTEVPLFVASLVFLLGYAGRVLAPHDAEPWRNLSLALVWFTWLLFAVDFVVRIRLSGQGLRFLRTHWLDTVVLVLPLLRPLRVIRLYTAVQRRREQPRLSLYARVITYAGLTALLLGFSAALAVYHQEHDAPGATIRTFGDAVWWACETLTTVGYGDTVPVTAGGRTVAAGLMVCGLALLGAVTGSFSSWLVQVFTREDEKGPTRSG; encoded by the coding sequence ATGAGCGCCCAGCCCACGGACTCCACCCCTCTGCGGTTCAGCCGCTGGGAGCAGCGCACGGAAGTACCGCTCTTCGTCGCCTCGCTGGTCTTCCTGCTCGGGTACGCGGGCCGGGTCCTCGCCCCCCACGACGCCGAGCCCTGGCGCAACCTCTCCCTGGCCCTGGTCTGGTTCACCTGGCTGCTCTTCGCGGTGGACTTCGTCGTACGGATCCGGCTCAGCGGCCAGGGCCTGCGGTTCCTGCGCACCCACTGGCTGGACACGGTGGTGCTGGTGCTCCCGCTGCTGCGGCCGTTGCGTGTGATCCGGCTCTACACGGCGGTCCAGCGGCGAAGGGAGCAGCCACGACTGAGTCTGTATGCCCGGGTGATCACCTACGCCGGACTCACCGCACTGCTGCTCGGCTTCTCGGCCGCGCTGGCCGTGTACCACCAGGAGCACGATGCTCCGGGCGCCACGATCCGTACATTCGGCGACGCGGTGTGGTGGGCGTGCGAAACGCTCACGACAGTGGGGTACGGCGACACGGTCCCGGTCACGGCGGGCGGCCGGACCGTCGCGGCGGGGCTGATGGTCTGCGGTCTGGCGCTGCTGGGGGCAGTGACGGGTTCGTTCTCGTCATGGCTGGTGCAGGTGTTCACCCGGGAGGACGAGAAGGGGCCCACGCGGAGCGGCTAG
- a CDS encoding HIT family protein, translated as MLIGMTTEPEQQIGVGTPDAFQRLWTPHRMAYIQGENKPTGPEAGDGCPFCAIPAKSDEDGLVVARGEKVYAVLNLYPYNGGHLMVVPYRHVADYTELDGPETLELADFTKRAMSALRTASGAHGFNIGMNQGAVAGAGIAAHLHQHLVPRWGGDTNFMPVVGHTKVLPQLLADTRKMLADAWPAA; from the coding sequence ATGCTGATCGGCATGACGACTGAGCCGGAGCAGCAGATCGGAGTGGGAACGCCCGACGCGTTCCAGCGCCTGTGGACGCCTCACCGGATGGCGTACATCCAGGGTGAGAACAAGCCGACCGGCCCGGAGGCCGGCGACGGCTGTCCGTTCTGTGCGATCCCGGCGAAGTCGGACGAGGACGGACTCGTCGTGGCGCGCGGCGAGAAGGTCTATGCCGTGCTCAACCTGTATCCGTACAACGGCGGCCACCTCATGGTGGTGCCGTACCGGCATGTCGCCGACTACACGGAGCTGGACGGTCCGGAGACGCTTGAGCTGGCCGACTTCACCAAGCGCGCCATGTCGGCGCTGCGGACGGCCTCGGGGGCGCACGGCTTCAACATCGGGATGAACCAGGGAGCGGTGGCGGGCGCGGGCATCGCTGCCCATCTGCATCAGCACCTGGTACCGCGCTGGGGTGGCGACACGAACTTCATGCCGGTGGTGGGTCATACGAAGGTGCTGCCGCAGCTGCTGGCCGACACCCGGAAGATGCTGGCCGACGCCTGGCCCGCGGCCTGA